GTGTTCGAACCGGTCACATTCAGGGAGTAGGACAGACCCACGCCGCTGACGCCGTCGGTCGAACCCGAGGTCTGGCTGAGCGTGCCGCCGCCGCTGACGTTGAACTGGATCAGTGCCTGGGTACGAGCCGTGGCACGCACACCGGTGTTGGTGGCGTTGATCGCAGCAGCGATGTCACGAGCCGACGAACCCGAGCTCAGGTTGGTGATCACGGCGCCGCCGTTACCACCGTTCACGCCAATGGCGCCGGAACCGTTTGCGTTGCGCGAATCCAGTGTCGAACCCGAGGTGCCACCGGAAATGGTGGTGCCGGAAACGGTACCGGTTGTTGCGTAGGTGGCGTAAGCAACCTGGCTACGCATTTGGTAGGTGCCGTAGTTCGACGTGCGGAAGTTGGCGGTCGATGCGGTTACCGTCTCGTTGGCATTGGCGCCAATCTGATAAGCCGCAGTACCGAACGAACCGTCAAACAACTTCTGGCCGTTGAAGTCGGTCGAGATCGCGAAACGATCCAGTTCCGAGGAAAGCTGGGCGACTTCTGCATTCAGCGAAGCGCGGTCAGCCGAAGAGTTGGTGCCGTTGGCGGACTGTACGGCCAGTTCGCGGATCCGCTGGAGCAGATCGCCCATCTGGCTGAGTGCACCTTCACCAACCTGTGCGAGCGACACGCCGTCGTTCGCATTGCGGCGGGCTTGATCCAAGCCGCGAATCTGTGCCGTCATCCGCGAGGAAATCGCGAGGCCGGCGGCATCGTCACGAGCCGAATTGATACGCAAGCCGGTGGACAGGCGTTGCAGCGAAGTTTCAAGGGAACCCGTTGTTTTGCTCAAGTTACGCTGGGCGTTGAGCGACGGGATGTTCGTATTAATCACAGAAGCCATGATCTCGTCTCCTAGTCAGGGGCTGAGGGTTGTTCACCCAGGCGGTCAACGCCTTGCTCCCTTTATCGACGAGTACTGATGGAACTTTAGGGGAAACCGGCAAAAATATTCGCAGAAGCGGAAATTCTTGCCGGCTCCCCGCCTGGCTAGAACTCGAACCAGGCAGACATCCACTCCGGCAGATGATCCTGCAGCAGCCAGTGATCAATCACATACTGACGCAAGGCATCACCACGGCGGGCTGTCTCGTCCAGATCATTGATGTGCTCCCGGATGGCTTTGATCCAGTCTTCCTTGCGGTTCTGCACCAAGGTGATCGGGTAGTCGCCCTGATACGGCGTGAAGTCTGTCGCGATCATCGGGAAGCCAAGTATGCCGTACTCCAGCACGCGCAGATTGCTCTTGCACTCGTTGAATGCATTGAGTTCCAGCGGCGCGATGCCCAAGTCCAGATTCAAGGAAGCCAGGCTGGTGTGGTAATCCTTGAAGGGCACACCCTGACGGACATCAGCAATGAACGGCAGGATGGGTTCTGGCGCCATGCCAAAGAATACCCACTCCACTTCGTCTGCCAGCTCCCGGACAACTTCATAAATGACTTCCAGATCACCACCATGACTCACACCGCCCGCCCAGCCGACACGCGGCTTCTTGCCGGTACGCCGCTGCGGCTGGAGTTTGCCCCATAGATCGAAATCGATGCTGTTGGGGACGACACGAATGTCATGGTGCATATCACGGAATGCTTCCTTGAGCGGCTCCGTGGTGACGATGAAGCGATCACAGTACTCCAGCGCCCTGCGCATTTTCTCGCCCATGCCACGCGGCAGATCGGCCCGGTGCAGGCTTTTCTTGGGTACCGCAGTCATCAGATCGTCTGCCTCGAACACCAGACGGATGTCCTTTTGGGCTTTGTATTCGCGCAGGAACGGCAGCTGGTGGTCCATCATCTGCCGCTGCAGCACGATGGTATCCGGCTCCATCCGGCCGATTTCAGTCATCAGGTAGTGGTCAAAAGATTTCCAGCCCTCGACCAGACCGGCATTCACTGCTGCCGTGTGCGGCTGGATGATCCGGTAGTGACCACAACCCCAGTCGTCGCCAGGAATCGACAGCAGGCGCGGCAGCGGCTTCCAGGGCAGCGCACGTTTGGTCAGTTGCGGACGTGACTCAATCTGGAATACCCCGCCCTGCAGAATGAGATTGCTGTTATAGGCAGGATCGAAGGAAAGCTGTTTGAGCCAGCGCTGGTACAGGAGCGTCTGGTTCGCACTTTCGCGCTCATTGTGCTCGGTAGCCGGTAGCAGCGATTCGTCCAGCAAACTCGTGCCACGCTTGTGGATCAGGTTGGCATAGGGCGTCCAGATGATGCGGTAGCCTGCGCCCTGTGTACGCAGACAGAGATCATGATCAGCCTGGTAGAGATCAAAAGCCTCATCCATGCCGCCCACTTGCTGGAATACAGAGCGTCGGATCAACAGGCAGCTGCCCGATACAGCAGAGTAGTTCTGCACGGTCTGCAGGCGGCCGTAATACCCTGCCTCGTCGAAACGAAGACCCACGAACGGGCTTTCTGCCACGCCCAGCAAGCCAAGGATGCGACCAGCATCATCGACGGTACCATCGGGGCGCAACAGGCGGGCGCCAACAATGCCGACTTCCGTCCGCTGAGCCTCTGCCATCATCTCTGTCAACCAGTCGGCATTGACGGGTGTGGCATCGTTATCCAGGAACAGCAGGTATTCACCGGTAGCCTCTGCGGCAGCCTGATTACGGAGCTTGGCCAGATTCAGATCACCCGTGACGCGATAGACGCGCAGACGATCGTCACCCATCTCATCCAGTGCCGTGAGATAGGAGAGCACTTGCTGGTCTTCACTGCCCGTATCCAGAATCAATAGTTCGTAGTCTGGCCAGCTTGTCTGGTTGAGCAGCCCTTCCAGGGTGCGCTGGAGGTCGGGCAGATGCTCGCGGGTGAGCATGATGATGGACACACGCGGCTGACGATCATGCTGGTAATGGACACGATAGGTGCCGGGCAGTACGCCGTGTGTGACCTCGGCCTGAATGTTGCGGCGGCGGAGTGAGTCCGTGAGCGCAATCTGCCCTGCTGCAATGCTTTCGTTCGTGGGCAGGGTGTCCAGGCTGCGCTTGTCCGAGCGGTGATACAGCACATCGGCGATATGGCCGATCACCTTGTCGCCGAAGTGTTCCTGGATGCGCAGCAGGAAATCAAAATTGCTGGCCCCCAGCGCATCTGGCGAGAAGCCCTTCAAGGTCGCAAACGCATCGCGGCGAATCAGGAAGAAATCACCAATGTAGGGCAGCGCCTGGAAGTAATCCGGACTGAAGTCAGGCTTGAAGTACGGGGAACCATAGTTGCCACCTTCTTCACGCCGATCTTCATCGGTGTAGATCACACGCCAATCCGGATTGCTGTATGCGGCTTCCATCAGATAGAGCAATGCATGCGATACCAGCTCATCACCCGATTGCAAGACGGTAACCCAGTCAGCGTCGCTTGCAGACAAGATGTCGTTGATGGCGGCATTGGGATGGCCTTCATAGCGACGCCATTGCATGCGCTCGTTATCGGCAAACCCTTCCGGTACATCGTGAGGGGCCAGCACCGTAAAGCGCACACGGTAGTAGAGCTGATTGGCAAGTGACTGGATTGTCGCTGCAACCTGAGCCACGGCCTCATCACTTGCCACCACAACCGCATGCACCAGTGGTTGACTGCCCCACTCGCTGATGCGGCGCTCGTAGTGAGAGACCTCGACCGGCGTCAGCAAGTGCGTACGGAGGAACTGCTGATAGCTATCCCCCGGCTGAATGGCGGGCTGCGCCATCGGGTTGTAATCCGTCAGGGCCTCTGCCCCCAGCTCTGCAACGGTGTAGAACTGGATTGAGCACAGCTCGCTCAGTTCTTCCAGCGTAACCCCCTTCATCACCATCTTGCCGCAGTCGATATCGCACGGCACCTTGGTAGAGAACAGGTCAAACAAGGACTTCAGGCGCGGATCAATGCCATTGACGGAGCGAACGATGTGGTATCCGGTCTCATGGAAGAATCGCTTGATTTCCTTGAAGGTGAAGAAGCGGATATGCGTGATATCCAGCAGGCCCCAAGCGTCATATCGCCAGTAACCACGGGCCAAGTCTTCCATCAGGCCGATATTCCGGGTGTTCGGAATACTGGTCACGATCTGTCCCTTGGGCGACAGCAAGGGCTTGAGCTTCATCAGTACATCCCAAGGGTTGTACATGTGCTCCAGCACGTCTGCGATGATCACGGCGTCGAGCGTGCCCGGCTCGATCCCTTCCGCCACCAGGTCGAAGTCCTCGAACTTGCCGCACAGCACCTTATCCAGGCGGGTGGCCGCCTTGGCGGCTGCTGATTTGTTGATCTCGATACCCCAGGCTTGAGCTTCCGGGTACTTTTCTTTGAATGCCTGTGCGGTGCCGCCTGCCGAGCAACCGATGTCCAGCAGGAAACGCGGCTGATTGGTAAACATGTTGACCAGATCGGGTCGCCGGCCATCGTGGTAACCCGTCGCATCGATATGCTCGACGTCCAGCAGCTCTTGCCAGATGTAGCGGGACTGCGCCTGGCTCTTCATGAGCTGTCGCATGACTTCGGCCACGCGCCAGTGTGCCTGCCCATCCACCCCCGTGTTGTAACGTGGTGCGGCTTCTTGCACTTTGGCACCCAGATGCTGACGTGTAGCCGGGTCATTGATCAGGTGGGCCAGAATGGGCGCAAGCTCATCCGGCACCACTTCAACCACGCCACTTTCTGCATCAAAACTGGGCCCCAGGCGCATGCCAAACCAGTTCATCAGGTTAATGACGGGCGTACCCGCAATCATGGCCTCGACCTGGATATTGGAGTCCGTACCAATCAACGTATCCGCCGCGACCACCCAATGCTCCGCAGCACCGTCGCTGTAGCAATAAGCTGACTTGGGCAACCCCAGCGAGCCAGCCAGGCGATCCAGCGTTGCCTCTGCCTGATCGTGCGTACCCATGCGGTCTTTGATGATGAACTCGGCCTCGATACCGGCCTCACGCAAATCGCGCACGGCAGCCAGAAACTGCAGCAGGCTGGCCTCGAATGCCTGAGGATCGCCCACGGCCGTGAGATTGGCCGCCCAGGTGGTCGCAAATACGATCCAGGGCTTTGCCGTATCAAGCGCATGGCGCTTTGCCAGCAGGCTTCGATAGGCAGCACGCTGGGTTACATGATGGGGATAGGCGTCCCAAGCCGGATTGCCGGTCACAAAGCAGCGGGCCGGGTCGACACCCAGATCCAGGTAGCTTTCCAGGCCACGTTGGCCATACACCGCAAGCGAATCGGCAAACAAGGCGCCGTGTACGGTGTAGGGCTTGCACAGTGCGACGCCGTGCATGAGCTGCAAACTCGGGATTTCGCTGCGCTTGGCCCAGATGACAGCAGTCTTGGAAACGGCGGTGAGATCCTCGCTTACGACCAGCAGCCGGATATCGAACTGTTCGTGTGCCAGCTGCAGGCCTTCGATGACATGCACCATCGAGGGCAACTCGGCATCTGCACGCGCCTTGAGTAGCGGCTGGAAACGTGCCTCCTCCAGTTCTAGCTGAATGCAGCCGTCCTCCCAGCCCGTTGTACCGAAGTAATGAGCGAGTTTGCTCAGGCTGGTGTTCACGCCTGCATGGATACGTTGCTCGGCGGCACCGTCAAGCAGGCTCTCCAGCTCGATCAGCTGACTACCCGATGCAGCCAGACGCTCTGCAAGCTCGGCGTCGTATTGGGCTCTGGGCGTGAGCACCACCATGCCGGGTTCTTGCGAGCAGAAGGCTTCAATAACGTGGTGATAGCGAGGCCAAAGCAGAGAGAGGATGGCACCTTGCTTCGTGGTCATTGCTGCTCTCCCTGCTGAAAGACATTGAGGTAGTTCACAAGTACGTCCCGAACGAGGTTGTATTCAAGCCCCGGCCCGAATGGCACGCCGGCATGTTCGAACTTGGCGCCAAAGCCGCCGTTGCGACGCCATTCTCCGGCAACGCGCAAGGCGTATTGGTCGATATCTTCCTGCAAGCGCCAGTCAGCAAAGAGCTGGGCAAACTCTTCGGGCAGATAGTCGGCCACATCCAGCTCCGGGAAGCGGCGCAGTACAACTTGCAGAAGCTCGTAGAACATATAGGTATTACGCGGGTGAGCCAGATGCTGGCGCAGCGCCTGTTTGGCCGCTGCGTCGGGAACCGGCAAAGCCTCGCGGATCTGGCCATTTCGCCACACCGTGTTGAGACGTTGCTGTTCCGCCAACCAGCGCTGATTGCTTTCCGGGTCTGCCACCTTGTCGAGCACGGCCATGAAACGACCCGTCGATGTGCATGGCAGTTTCCAGACCAGTTCCGTTTCCAGCCAGAGGGCAAAATCAAACAGCTTCTTGTCTGTGGTCATCCAGCCCAGCAGACGATTCCACCAATGCTTCGTCTCCAGGTCGCCCAACCAATGGTTACGCGTACTGACCACAAAACCACCCACGGGCACGATGGCTTGAATGCGATAGCCATGCTCATTGGCCCACTCGACCAGATCATCTGTCCTCATGTGGGACATGTAACTGCCCACGGCAGCCTCATTCGCCTGAAGGATCTGATTGGTTTTCTCGCCGGGCCCGTGCACGGCCTCAAGGTGATCAAGAGAGTGGATATCGAACAGGATGCGGCCACCTGGCTTCAGCACGCGGTCCCACTCCAGCAAGATGCTCTGCCAGTGAGGAAAGTGGACCACCACATTCAGCGAAAGCAGGAAGTCGAATGAGTTTGCCGGCACGGGCAGATTGGCCACATCACCCGGCAGCAGCGTCATCGGTGTTTCACCCGCAAGGCGGCGGGTTTCATCCAGCATGGCTTGCGAGCTATCGATACCAGTGACGTCCATCCCGCGTTGCGCCAGCGGTATCGATCCACGTCCTGTACCGCAACCGACATCAAGCACCTTGGGGCCCGTGGCGTAGCGGCCAATGAAGCGCATTTCCAGCTGATGCTTGAGCTGATTGGTGCCGGTGTTCTCGAACATGCGCTTGGAATACCAGGCCACCATATTGGTGTCCTTCCATGCGTCGGTTTTCCAGTCGATCAAGGCTTGTTGGTTCTCGCTCATGTCGCCATCCTGTCATTCATCTCGTTGGTGTTTTACTTACTGTGCCCACTCGCGAGCGAGTACGGCAAATTCGATCACATCGACAAAGCGGCCATCTTTCCACGCCGCTTCCACACGTCGACCTTCCTCTCGCATATGCAGCTTGCGGGCTAGGGCGATCATGCCTGCGTTATCCGCAAACGTGCCGCAATGTATGCGATGCAGGCCCAAGGCACTAAAGCCGTGGGCCACGATCAGTTGTGCGGCTTCGGACGCCACGCCCGTGCCCCAGACCGATTTATCCCCCAGCAAAACGGCAAATTCCGCCGAACGCTGGCGGGGGTGGATCTGGTTCAGCGCGATATTGCCCACATGTCGGCCGTCGGCCACCAGTTCAATAGCCAGTGTCAGCGCATCGGTACGCTGATTGGCAGCACGAATGAAATCGCGCGCGGCATCGCGGCCATAGGGGAATACATGGTGGCTGTTACCGGCGCAGACTTCGGCGTCGTTGAGCCAGCTTACATAGGGCCCGTCTGCGTCGGCTTCAGTCAGCGCGCGCAGGCGAACCCGTTTGCCAGCCAGGAAAGCAGGTTGGCTCATGCGGGCTCCCGCAGCGCATCCAGATTGCCCAGCACTTTTTCCCAAGCGCGGGCAATGCTGTCCACGTCGGCCTCGCTGAGGCTGGCGTGGATGTAATCGGCATAGATCAGCGATTCAAAGTGCATGTGCTCGCAGGTCGGGCAAATGCCTCGGTCGTAGTTCAGGCTGCCCGCATAGGCCGGCAGGTTGAACGGGAAGCCATCGCGCCCCATGGCAATGCGCTGCTGGTACATGGGCTGCAGGTATAGCGGCTTCACATAGCCTTCGGCCGCCGGAATCCCCTCGGCGCGCAGTGCCTGGACCAGCTTGGCGCGTGGTACGCCGGTAACTTTGGCGTCGTACTTGATCGCATACACATACCAGCCGTGTTCGGCATCGGCACGTACCTTCGGCGGCGTAATGCCAGGCAGACCGGCAAGACGTGCGCTCAGGCGGGCGGCATGGCTTTGCCGGGTGGCAAGCAAGGCCGGCAATTTTTTCAGTTGCTCGCTGGCAATGGCCGCTTCGATCTCCGTCATGCGGTAGTTGAAGCCGACCAGGTTGACCAAGTCTGTCTCACCCTTGGCCTCGGCCACGGCTTCGGCATGGTTACGGATCAGCCGCAGCTTTTCGGCAAGGCGCGCGTCATTGCTCACGGCGATGCCGCCTTCGCCGCTGTGGATGGTCTTGTGGTAGTTGAGGCTGAACACGCCAATATCGGCCAGTGTGCCGCTGTGGCGGCCCTTGTAGCGTGCGCCGGGGCCCTGGGCGTTGTCTTCAATGACCTTGATGCCGTGCTGGCGCGCCAAGGCCATGATGGGTTCAAAGTCTGCCGGCTGGCCGAAGATATCGACCACGATCACAGCGCGCGTACGCGGCGTGATGCAGCGGGCAATGGTCTCGGCAGTCAGGCAGAAGGTGTCGGGGTCGATGTCGGCAAACACGGGCACCGCGCCGTAAACCAGCGCTGCGGCGGCGGATGCCGACATTGTGTACGGCGAGACGATGACCTCGTCTCCGGGGCCGATATCCAATGCGCCGACTGCCGCGTATAGGCATGACGTAGCCGAGTTCATCGATACGGCATGGGCCACGCCAAAGTGGGCTTCCCACTCGCGCTCCAGTTTCTGCACGCGTGGGCCACCATAGAAGTCGGGCGTCCACGCGCCGAGAAATTGCGACAGCACGCCGCTGTCCATGACGGCATTCACCGCAGCCCGTTCTTCGGGGCCGAGCGTGTTGTAGGACGGCAGCGGCGCGGTGCGGACCGGCGTGCCACCTAGCAGGGCAAGGTCATGCATCATGCTGATTCCTGTCAGTATTTTTATGTCGTGATCAGGCGTTCCATTGCCTCGATAACCCGCTGGGCAGCCTGACCATCCGGCTTGCTCGGCACCGGCAAGGTGCTGCTCAAAGCGGTATCCAGCATGGCCGCGAGCTCGGCAGGGTTGTCGCAGCGCCAGCTCCAGCCGGCCCGATTGCTCGGCAAGGGGTCACTTGCTGCACTCAGACCAGGCTGGAAACTCAGCACCCGACAACCCAGGTAACACGCTTCAAGCAACATCATGGAATGGATACCGACCACGATATCGGCAGTCATAAGCAATTCGTGAGCCAGCCCGTCGGGTGCCAGTGCCGTGCCAGGCCAGACTGACCCAATGTGCGCAAAGTCCGAGCGCGGTTCACGCGGGTGGGGCTTGACCCGGAGTGCAATGGGTTTGCCCCTTTGGGCAAGGGCCTGCTCCAGGAGTTGCAAGGCTTTCTGCTCATCAATCACCACGGCCTCGCCCAAGCGCTGCGCCATCATGCGCAAGGGTTGCGACACAAAGACGGCGAGCGGCTGTTCCGGCTGCACACCGCATGTGTCTCGCAGGGCACGGCGGCGGGCTGTGCCAGGCGGGACGATACCTGCCAGGCTATCCAGTGCGGGTTGGCCGGTAATGATCAAGGCAGACTCGGGAAAGCCGGCGGCCATCATTTCTGCGCGTGCCAAAGCATCGGGAATGGCGATACGGTCTGGCCGAACCGTCTCCCCCTGCTTCTCAAAGCGCGGTGCATAGTTGCTCCAGAAATCCAGCACCGACAAAGTCGGCAAGCCACGGGCGCGTGCTGCCAGCAGCCAGTCCAGTTCCATCATTTGCGCATTGACCGAGGTGCCGCATATCACGCCGCTCACACCATCAAGCCGGATGGACTCTGCCGGACTTACCGGCCAGCCGCGACCTGTCCAGCTCTGCAAGGATTCCGCATACGCATAGAGCCGACACGGCCATTGCAGCGCGTCCAGCAATTCCACCACCGGCACCAGGGCCGCGCCCCCGCCGGGGTCGCCGGCCACTATCGCCAGTAGCGGCTTGCTGCGAGGATTCACGTAAGCATCTCCGGCTGACCGGTTGTCAGCGAGCGGCAAGCCGCATCGGCCGCCAGCAGGGCGGCCAGGCCGTCGTCGCCGCTGCATTGGGGCGATTGGCCTGTGAGCACGGCATCGCGGAGGTTTTCGACTGCCCGCAGCAGCAAATCGCGCATACCCAGCTCATCCACATGATGCAGCAGTGGCAGGCGATAGCCAGCGTAGTAAGGGCTCTCGCCAACGGTGTGCCAGACCACGCGATGGCCGCTTTCGAGCAACTGCACCCTGCCCTGTGCCGCCACGATATCCATTTCGAACAAGCTGTAATCGAGGTGATTGCTGGCGTGCAGATGCGCTACCAACCCGGACGCCAAAACGATCCGCAAATCCGGGCTGGGATCCTGTTCAAACGGGGCGGCACGACTGGGCCAGGCTTGCACGCTGGCAATCGGCCCGAAGAAGTGGCGTAACAGGTCCAGCCAATGTGTGCCGTTGTGACGGATACCCTTGCCATAGAAACCGGTCACGGTATGGATATCGCCTAACTCCCCGGCGGAGATGGCCTCACGCACTTTGGCATGCGCAGGGCAAAACCGGCGCGAGTAGTTCACCGCTAGTGCCACCTTGTTGGCCGCGGCGGCGGTCAACACCGCCCTACCCTCGTCCAGCGTCAGTGCCAGCGGCTTTTCCAGCAGAATGCCGCGCACGCCCGGCGTAGCGATGGCCTTGAGGGCGAGGTCGGCATGGAAACGATCGGGTGCGGCAATACTGATCAAATCCAGCCCGCCAGCGGCCAGCATGGCCTCGGCACTGATGAAACAACGCTCAGGAGCAATGCCATAGCGCTGCGCGGCATTGGCCAGCTTGGCGGGATCGGCGTCGGCAATCGCATGCAGGCCC
The nucleotide sequence above comes from Chitinimonas sp. BJYL2. Encoded proteins:
- a CDS encoding flagellin translates to MASVINTNIPSLNAQRNLSKTTGSLETSLQRLSTGLRINSARDDAAGLAISSRMTAQIRGLDQARRNANDGVSLAQVGEGALSQMGDLLQRIRELAVQSANGTNSSADRASLNAEVAQLSSELDRFAISTDFNGQKLFDGSFGTAAYQIGANANETVTASTANFRTSNYGTYQMRSQVAYATYATTGTVSGTTISGGTSGSTLDSRNANGSGAIGVNGGNGGAVITNLSSGSSARDIAAAINATNTGVRATARTQALIQFNVSGGGTLSQTSGSTDGVSGVGLSYSLNVTGSNTQVVNVTFKVGNNRSASGLSEAVQAFNDRSSQTGITARLNDTGDAIILSNDDGSDIVMQSVATTNDTQVSGYVTVATGGFGGTPISGAYHMSGIGSGGAAGGATQTSGYLLRIGGQITLDSDKSYSITALSGTTFQSGVFASSGTTPNATSGRALISGNSLSSNLIAVNALDVSTVEGANQALRIVDSALTVVNGQRAKFGALQNRFLATIANLQTASENISASRSRIQDADFAAETANLTKAQILQQAGTAMLAQANALPNQVLTLLRG
- a CDS encoding glycosyltransferase; this encodes MTTKQGAILSLLWPRYHHVIEAFCSQEPGMVVLTPRAQYDAELAERLAASGSQLIELESLLDGAAEQRIHAGVNTSLSKLAHYFGTTGWEDGCIQLELEEARFQPLLKARADAELPSMVHVIEGLQLAHEQFDIRLLVVSEDLTAVSKTAVIWAKRSEIPSLQLMHGVALCKPYTVHGALFADSLAVYGQRGLESYLDLGVDPARCFVTGNPAWDAYPHHVTQRAAYRSLLAKRHALDTAKPWIVFATTWAANLTAVGDPQAFEASLLQFLAAVRDLREAGIEAEFIIKDRMGTHDQAEATLDRLAGSLGLPKSAYCYSDGAAEHWVVAADTLIGTDSNIQVEAMIAGTPVINLMNWFGMRLGPSFDAESGVVEVVPDELAPILAHLINDPATRQHLGAKVQEAAPRYNTGVDGQAHWRVAEVMRQLMKSQAQSRYIWQELLDVEHIDATGYHDGRRPDLVNMFTNQPRFLLDIGCSAGGTAQAFKEKYPEAQAWGIEINKSAAAKAATRLDKVLCGKFEDFDLVAEGIEPGTLDAVIIADVLEHMYNPWDVLMKLKPLLSPKGQIVTSIPNTRNIGLMEDLARGYWRYDAWGLLDITHIRFFTFKEIKRFFHETGYHIVRSVNGIDPRLKSLFDLFSTKVPCDIDCGKMVMKGVTLEELSELCSIQFYTVAELGAEALTDYNPMAQPAIQPGDSYQQFLRTHLLTPVEVSHYERRISEWGSQPLVHAVVVASDEAVAQVAATIQSLANQLYYRVRFTVLAPHDVPEGFADNERMQWRRYEGHPNAAINDILSASDADWVTVLQSGDELVSHALLYLMEAAYSNPDWRVIYTDEDRREEGGNYGSPYFKPDFSPDYFQALPYIGDFFLIRRDAFATLKGFSPDALGASNFDFLLRIQEHFGDKVIGHIADVLYHRSDKRSLDTLPTNESIAAGQIALTDSLRRRNIQAEVTHGVLPGTYRVHYQHDRQPRVSIIMLTREHLPDLQRTLEGLLNQTSWPDYELLILDTGSEDQQVLSYLTALDEMGDDRLRVYRVTGDLNLAKLRNQAAAEATGEYLLFLDNDATPVNADWLTEMMAEAQRTEVGIVGARLLRPDGTVDDAGRILGLLGVAESPFVGLRFDEAGYYGRLQTVQNYSAVSGSCLLIRRSVFQQVGGMDEAFDLYQADHDLCLRTQGAGYRIIWTPYANLIHKRGTSLLDESLLPATEHNERESANQTLLYQRWLKQLSFDPAYNSNLILQGGVFQIESRPQLTKRALPWKPLPRLLSIPGDDWGCGHYRIIQPHTAAVNAGLVEGWKSFDHYLMTEIGRMEPDTIVLQRQMMDHQLPFLREYKAQKDIRLVFEADDLMTAVPKKSLHRADLPRGMGEKMRRALEYCDRFIVTTEPLKEAFRDMHHDIRVVPNSIDFDLWGKLQPQRRTGKKPRVGWAGGVSHGGDLEVIYEVVRELADEVEWVFFGMAPEPILPFIADVRQGVPFKDYHTSLASLNLDLGIAPLELNAFNECKSNLRVLEYGILGFPMIATDFTPYQGDYPITLVQNRKEDWIKAIREHINDLDETARRGDALRQYVIDHWLLQDHLPEWMSAWFEF
- a CDS encoding class I SAM-dependent methyltransferase; its protein translation is MSENQQALIDWKTDAWKDTNMVAWYSKRMFENTGTNQLKHQLEMRFIGRYATGPKVLDVGCGTGRGSIPLAQRGMDVTGIDSSQAMLDETRRLAGETPMTLLPGDVANLPVPANSFDFLLSLNVVVHFPHWQSILLEWDRVLKPGGRILFDIHSLDHLEAVHGPGEKTNQILQANEAAVGSYMSHMRTDDLVEWANEHGYRIQAIVPVGGFVVSTRNHWLGDLETKHWWNRLLGWMTTDKKLFDFALWLETELVWKLPCTSTGRFMAVLDKVADPESNQRWLAEQQRLNTVWRNGQIREALPVPDAAAKQALRQHLAHPRNTYMFYELLQVVLRRFPELDVADYLPEEFAQLFADWRLQEDIDQYALRVAGEWRRNGGFGAKFEHAGVPFGPGLEYNLVRDVLVNYLNVFQQGEQQ
- a CDS encoding GNAT family N-acetyltransferase: MSQPAFLAGKRVRLRALTEADADGPYVSWLNDAEVCAGNSHHVFPYGRDAARDFIRAANQRTDALTLAIELVADGRHVGNIALNQIHPRQRSAEFAVLLGDKSVWGTGVASEAAQLIVAHGFSALGLHRIHCGTFADNAGMIALARKLHMREEGRRVEAAWKDGRFVDVIEFAVLAREWAQ
- a CDS encoding DegT/DnrJ/EryC1/StrS aminotransferase family protein; protein product: MMHDLALLGGTPVRTAPLPSYNTLGPEERAAVNAVMDSGVLSQFLGAWTPDFYGGPRVQKLEREWEAHFGVAHAVSMNSATSCLYAAVGALDIGPGDEVIVSPYTMSASAAAALVYGAVPVFADIDPDTFCLTAETIARCITPRTRAVIVVDIFGQPADFEPIMALARQHGIKVIEDNAQGPGARYKGRHSGTLADIGVFSLNYHKTIHSGEGGIAVSNDARLAEKLRLIRNHAEAVAEAKGETDLVNLVGFNYRMTEIEAAIASEQLKKLPALLATRQSHAARLSARLAGLPGITPPKVRADAEHGWYVYAIKYDAKVTGVPRAKLVQALRAEGIPAAEGYVKPLYLQPMYQQRIAMGRDGFPFNLPAYAGSLNYDRGICPTCEHMHFESLIYADYIHASLSEADVDSIARAWEKVLGNLDALREPA
- a CDS encoding Gfo/Idh/MocA family protein, whose protein sequence is MMRAGLIGCGRIGCEFDSDAARIGIYTHAAAYRAAEGVGLHAIADADPAKLANAAQRYGIAPERCFISAEAMLAAGGLDLISIAAPDRFHADLALKAIATPGVRGILLEKPLALTLDEGRAVLTAAAANKVALAVNYSRRFCPAHAKVREAISAGELGDIHTVTGFYGKGIRHNGTHWLDLLRHFFGPIASVQAWPSRAAPFEQDPSPDLRIVLASGLVAHLHASNHLDYSLFEMDIVAAQGRVQLLESGHRVVWHTVGESPYYAGYRLPLLHHVDELGMRDLLLRAVENLRDAVLTGQSPQCSGDDGLAALLAADAACRSLTTGQPEMLT